Proteins encoded by one window of Salmonirosea aquatica:
- a CDS encoding TlpA family protein disulfide reductase, whose amino-acid sequence MKVITCLLFCAFIGLVSCQTQRDDEKVGEKMNLPLTYVEGLGPFHPSASLLGYENPKDTIDKGFWAKTYLPVRGVPKTWKLVKKSMVWLDVHQLIYQNFQAGTLNDKEFAGFKKSSEWEPDPNELPDKPIKCFVYVIRGRDEKGNAAVMVDTDNDLDFSDEIPFYPAVAYKNNLESIETYQEAEKKYFTYEVYEGGKLVNKRIPIMIKRMPFEPAGMDFLYYFPIHARTQIKIGGEKYEIAIAGGSRIPTFEHASFVLLEKDSTKKYEHPEFIKKGDLLTLGSILNKVQYRNEGVSLYHNALQFSTVNPDEREYSLKAGYPFRPFDVKEFQTENSISMRDYKGRYLFIDFWGTWCKPCVQELPELQRIYKGIDKSKVAFVSIAGNDTPASLSRFLKKRPLDWPQILSDSTNKLIKTYNVSSFPTTVLVGTVGKVVAKDLHGAALEQKLAKLEVLVSH is encoded by the coding sequence ATGAAAGTCATCACTTGCCTTCTCTTCTGTGCCTTCATTGGTCTTGTTTCCTGTCAGACTCAGCGCGATGATGAAAAAGTTGGCGAAAAGATGAACTTGCCGCTCACGTATGTCGAGGGCTTGGGGCCCTTCCATCCCAGTGCGAGTTTATTAGGGTACGAGAATCCCAAAGACACGATTGACAAAGGATTCTGGGCGAAAACCTATTTGCCAGTCAGAGGGGTACCTAAAACCTGGAAACTCGTCAAAAAGTCGATGGTTTGGCTGGATGTCCATCAACTCATCTATCAGAACTTCCAGGCAGGTACCCTCAATGATAAGGAATTTGCTGGTTTTAAAAAATCTTCTGAGTGGGAGCCTGACCCGAACGAACTACCTGATAAGCCGATCAAGTGCTTTGTCTACGTAATTCGCGGTAGGGATGAAAAAGGCAATGCCGCCGTGATGGTTGATACAGATAACGATCTTGATTTTAGTGATGAAATTCCTTTTTACCCAGCGGTAGCTTATAAAAACAATTTAGAGTCGATCGAAACTTATCAGGAAGCAGAAAAGAAGTACTTCACTTACGAGGTATACGAGGGAGGTAAGCTAGTGAACAAACGGATTCCCATCATGATCAAACGTATGCCTTTCGAACCCGCCGGGATGGATTTCCTGTATTATTTCCCTATTCATGCCCGGACACAAATAAAGATAGGGGGAGAAAAATACGAAATTGCAATCGCTGGTGGAAGCCGGATACCAACTTTTGAACATGCTAGTTTTGTGTTGCTGGAAAAGGATTCTACCAAAAAATATGAGCACCCTGAATTCATCAAGAAGGGAGATTTACTAACCCTGGGAAGTATTCTTAATAAAGTCCAATACCGGAACGAGGGAGTGAGCTTGTATCATAATGCATTACAATTTTCCACAGTCAATCCTGATGAGCGGGAATATTCTTTAAAGGCAGGGTACCCGTTCCGACCATTTGATGTCAAAGAATTTCAGACAGAAAATTCGATTTCAATGCGTGATTATAAAGGTAGGTACCTCTTCATTGATTTCTGGGGTACCTGGTGTAAGCCCTGCGTCCAGGAGCTGCCTGAGCTGCAGCGGATTTATAAGGGCATTGACAAAAGCAAAGTAGCGTTTGTCAGCATTGCCGGGAATGATACCCCGGCTTCTTTATCCCGATTTTTGAAAAAACGCCCGCTGGACTGGCCGCAAATTTTGTCAGATTCTACAAACAAGCTTATTAAAACTTATAATGTCAGCAGTTTTCCAACCACTGTGTTGGTCGGGACGGTTGGGAAAGTAGTGGCTAAGGATTTGCACGGAGCGGCTTTGGAGCAGAAATTGGCCAAGTTAGAGGTTCTTGTTTCTCATTAG